The Paenibacillus sp. MBLB1832 genome has a window encoding:
- a CDS encoding carbohydrate ABC transporter permease: MKIKRSMGEKSFDAFNITLLVIMSLLALLPLLHVVAGSFSSNNALIQSRVSFWPVEPTLQQFKYVAANDSFWRAGWMTVKVVVIATTLNMVLTIVGSYPLSKSYLRGRRGIMLFIIFTLVFQAPLIPTYLVVKELHLINSMWALIVPGAISAFNMILCITFFRNLPEELFDAAKVDGMNDYRIVWQIVVPLSKPIMVTLLLFYAVGHWNSYFAPLLYINDRHLQTLQMYIYFLIAAGSSNDIAAAVAGDTGGKLLPKALEMATIVLATTPIVILYPFLQKHFVKGATLGSVKE; the protein is encoded by the coding sequence ATGAAAATCAAACGATCTATGGGCGAGAAATCATTCGATGCCTTCAATATCACACTGCTGGTGATCATGAGTCTTCTCGCGTTGCTGCCGCTTCTACACGTTGTGGCAGGCTCATTCTCTTCCAATAACGCGCTCATTCAATCCAGAGTTTCCTTCTGGCCTGTGGAGCCAACACTGCAGCAATTCAAATATGTGGCAGCGAACGACTCCTTCTGGCGAGCAGGCTGGATGACGGTGAAAGTTGTCGTCATTGCCACGACCCTTAATATGGTTCTCACCATTGTCGGGTCATATCCACTGTCCAAATCGTATTTACGAGGCCGCAGGGGCATTATGCTGTTCATTATTTTTACACTGGTCTTCCAGGCGCCTCTGATTCCTACGTATTTGGTCGTCAAAGAGCTGCATTTGATCAATTCCATGTGGGCTTTAATTGTGCCTGGCGCGATTAGCGCATTCAACATGATTCTGTGTATTACGTTCTTCCGCAATTTACCCGAGGAGCTCTTCGATGCTGCAAAAGTGGATGGGATGAATGACTATCGCATTGTTTGGCAAATTGTCGTTCCATTATCCAAGCCGATCATGGTGACTTTGCTTCTGTTCTATGCCGTTGGGCATTGGAACAGTTACTTTGCCCCACTTCTGTACATTAACGATCGGCATCTTCAGACCTTGCAAATGTATATCTACTTCTTAATCGCCGCAGGCAGCTCCAACGATATTGCGGCAGCGGTTGCTGGTGATACAGGAGGCAAGCTTCTTCCTAAGGCGCTTGAAATGGCGACCATTGTGCTCGCTACAACACCAATTGTGATTCTGTATCCGTTCTTACAGAAGCATTTCGTGAAAGGAGCCACACTTGGCTCTGTGAAAGAATAA
- a CDS encoding ABC transporter permease, producing MNEETIGVTSVQPIQPAAARKHRSGELSFIGFVRKNNALYVMLIPVFLYFITFKYVPLLGSIIAFKDYNIFDGFIKSKWVGFQWFELMYTNPQYVRLVKNTLLISLYQIVFSFPAPIILACLLNEVRQMALKRSVQTVLYLPHFLSWTLVYGLAYMMLSEQSGLVNDMFKGLGLPTFDFLQSPSAFRSVVVSAGIWKEMGWSTIIFLAALSGISPSLYEAAKMDGAGRWKQFQYVTLPGLLPAITILLLLKIGNVMDVGFEQVYIFLSPITYEVGEILDTYAYRLGIMNGQFSITTAIGLFKSVIGFVLLVGANKISKSTTGESLF from the coding sequence ATGAATGAAGAGACGATAGGAGTGACATCGGTCCAACCGATTCAGCCAGCTGCAGCCAGGAAGCACAGATCGGGAGAGCTGAGTTTTATCGGATTTGTCAGAAAAAACAACGCATTATATGTCATGTTGATTCCCGTATTTCTTTATTTTATCACATTCAAATATGTACCGTTGCTGGGCAGTATAATCGCCTTCAAGGACTACAATATCTTTGATGGTTTTATCAAAAGTAAATGGGTTGGATTCCAATGGTTTGAACTCATGTATACGAATCCGCAATATGTTCGCTTGGTCAAGAATACGTTATTGATCAGTCTTTACCAGATAGTATTTTCTTTTCCAGCGCCAATTATTCTAGCTTGTCTTTTGAACGAAGTTCGCCAAATGGCCTTGAAGCGGTCGGTTCAAACGGTGCTGTACTTGCCGCACTTTTTATCCTGGACGCTCGTATATGGGTTGGCCTACATGATGCTTTCAGAGCAAAGTGGTCTCGTGAATGACATGTTCAAAGGCTTGGGCTTGCCGACCTTCGATTTCCTTCAATCACCTTCGGCTTTCCGAAGTGTAGTCGTATCAGCTGGTATTTGGAAAGAGATGGGATGGAGCACGATTATCTTCTTGGCTGCCTTATCGGGCATTAGTCCTTCCCTGTACGAAGCGGCGAAAATGGATGGCGCAGGACGTTGGAAGCAGTTCCAGTACGTAACGCTACCCGGGTTGCTGCCAGCCATCACGATTCTCCTGCTATTGAAAATAGGGAATGTCATGGATGTTGGTTTCGAACAGGTGTATATCTTCTTAAGCCCGATAACGTACGAAGTCGGAGAGATTCTAGACACTTACGCCTACCGCTTAGGTATCATGAATGGACAGTTCTCCATTACAACGGCGATCGGATTATTCAAATCGGTGATTGGCTTCGTGCTGCTGGTTGGCGCGAATAAAATAAGTAAATCAACAACAGGTGAAAGTTTATTCTAG
- a CDS encoding sensor histidine kinase produces MYSFIKSSLQWKLILMITCIVILVVITIGSFSYYKSARAIESDAQRFSNQILKQATLNLTRYINDNEQFFQTLAVSQDFQDWTRIAPGDSYGNYSKLKDMENRVISPYISYHQETLSIILYNENGNEIVYRNGIWDAVLNTKFSFQAVGIMEKMIENGRIQSFVELRSDYRNSNGEPIQLPILTYVQKLFYSDHPVYLAVDISLMPTQQILNEIELGRNGQALITDAEGMVISAPDIKKINTQLELSVMAKMGNNASGYLYDKDNVQMIVYQSIPKVNWKVIVFVPYKDLAQRIIEIRNWTIAIALASLISAIVLVYLVSHSITKRIKLLRRTISTTKLGRFDIRTDVKGTDEVADLAETYNLLLDRIDDSIHLLAESKMVQQQAVLSALQSQINSHFLYNALESINAMANLAGHQQIRKSTIALSNMLRYTSNYKESLVTLEDEISHIGDYMKIMDNLYPGELEFHFQIESEIAQSACLKACLQPFVENCIKHGYEMTGEKLRVAISAYRYEHDNIRVDIEDDGTGISDEKLSEIREALHQVRTEQEFLQLSRVGMLNVHYRLRTYYPHHSHAGIRVERVSEGGGTRVSVIFPKKMKEE; encoded by the coding sequence TTGTACAGTTTTATCAAAAGTTCCTTGCAATGGAAGCTCATTCTTATGATCACATGCATTGTCATCTTGGTGGTCATCACCATTGGCAGCTTCAGCTATTACAAAAGCGCACGAGCGATTGAGTCCGATGCGCAGCGCTTCAGCAATCAGATTTTGAAACAGGCTACCTTAAATTTAACGCGTTATATTAATGATAATGAACAATTTTTTCAAACGCTCGCGGTCAGTCAAGATTTTCAAGATTGGACGCGAATTGCCCCTGGCGATTCCTATGGGAACTATAGTAAGCTCAAAGATATGGAAAATCGAGTGATTAGTCCGTATATTAGTTACCATCAGGAAACGCTTTCAATTATTTTGTATAATGAAAATGGAAACGAAATTGTGTATCGAAATGGGATTTGGGATGCTGTGTTGAATACGAAATTTTCTTTCCAGGCTGTCGGTATTATGGAGAAGATGATCGAGAATGGACGTATTCAATCTTTCGTCGAACTAAGAAGTGATTATCGGAACAGCAACGGAGAACCCATTCAGCTTCCTATTCTAACGTATGTTCAGAAGCTGTTTTACAGCGATCATCCCGTCTATCTAGCCGTAGATATTTCACTCATGCCGACGCAGCAAATTCTGAACGAGATTGAACTAGGCCGCAATGGCCAAGCCTTAATTACGGACGCGGAGGGCATGGTGATCTCGGCGCCAGACATCAAGAAGATCAATACACAGTTAGAGTTATCGGTTATGGCGAAAATGGGTAACAACGCATCTGGCTATCTCTATGATAAAGACAATGTGCAGATGATTGTGTATCAGTCCATTCCGAAGGTAAATTGGAAAGTCATTGTGTTCGTGCCTTACAAGGATTTGGCTCAGCGCATTATCGAGATTCGCAATTGGACGATTGCGATTGCACTGGCTAGTTTAATCAGCGCGATTGTCCTCGTCTATCTCGTTTCACATTCCATTACGAAACGCATCAAGCTGCTCCGCAGGACGATAAGTACCACGAAATTAGGTCGTTTTGATATACGAACCGATGTGAAGGGGACGGATGAAGTAGCGGATTTGGCAGAAACGTACAATTTGTTGCTCGATCGGATTGACGATTCAATTCATTTATTAGCAGAGTCCAAAATGGTTCAGCAGCAAGCGGTCCTATCTGCCCTGCAATCGCAAATTAATTCGCACTTCCTGTATAATGCGTTAGAATCGATTAATGCGATGGCCAATTTGGCGGGGCACCAACAGATTCGCAAGTCAACGATTGCTCTTTCTAATATGCTGCGTTATACATCGAATTACAAAGAATCATTGGTGACGTTAGAAGATGAAATTAGTCATATTGGTGACTACATGAAAATCATGGATAACCTGTATCCAGGTGAGTTGGAGTTTCATTTTCAGATCGAAAGTGAAATTGCCCAATCGGCATGCCTCAAAGCCTGCTTGCAGCCATTCGTTGAGAATTGTATCAAGCATGGTTATGAAATGACGGGTGAGAAGCTGCGCGTGGCCATTTCCGCATACCGCTATGAACACGACAATATTCGTGTCGATATTGAAGATGATGGAACAGGCATCTCAGATGAGAAGTTGAGTGAGATCAGAGAAGCGCTTCATCAGGTGAGGACCGAGCAAGAATTTCTACAGCTGTCACGGGTCGGGATGTTGAATGTTCACTACCGTCTCCGAACGTACTATCCGCATCATAGTCATGCAGGGATTCGGGTAGAGCGTGTATCAGAGGGCGGAGGCACGAGAGTCAGTGTCATTTTTCCGAAAAAGATGAAGGAGGAGTAA
- a CDS encoding type 2 periplasmic-binding domain-containing protein, with protein MTSTKKWVSLAVAVSMVSVLAACGTKATESGSTASPATSAKATEAPKAPVKFSLLSTDNNQPVPGGNPMDDPTIKYMAEKTNTILDITFLPHAQADQLKKVKFASGELPDAIQDYGVNGDLFANNQLVALDEYLDKYGPNLKKVIPKAAWDGVTRGGKIYAIPESANGDSPVNRMFFVRKDWMDKVGIKEAPKTPEEFMNMLIAFRDKDPNGNGKKDEIPLSGRENFTWLDTVLGMFGANEFGGKLINGEIVPSNTSPQMKQALAYLRKLNDEKLLDSEFMTNKRNTWEQKIQNDQVGVWVHDPSLAWDWQDKLNKALPGKGAIVAPLLSPKAPGVEYAGFGISAYNKTFSITKKAKDPAAIVKFFDWLVTQEGQEFINFGVPGNTFTKDGAGKITYNKQKDTDDKSILWRSLTFNLAGWNPELKKVQLGADAVAKLEEFFTVGKKEGQPNVLLGAPTFKSTQPEIGEFGVPGTMFIETAAKIVLGNQPVDYFDEFVKNWKTRGGNDLVKQATDWYNANGKK; from the coding sequence ATGACTTCAACAAAAAAATGGGTTAGCTTAGCTGTAGCTGTATCGATGGTAAGTGTACTTGCTGCATGTGGCACCAAAGCAACAGAAAGCGGCTCGACAGCAAGTCCAGCCACAAGCGCGAAAGCCACGGAAGCACCTAAAGCACCAGTCAAATTCAGCTTGCTTTCGACGGACAACAATCAGCCTGTTCCAGGCGGGAATCCGATGGATGACCCGACAATTAAATATATGGCTGAGAAAACGAACACGATCCTAGATATCACATTCTTACCTCATGCACAGGCTGACCAGCTTAAGAAAGTTAAATTTGCGAGCGGTGAATTACCAGATGCCATTCAAGATTATGGTGTTAATGGCGATTTGTTCGCTAATAATCAGCTGGTTGCACTAGATGAGTATCTGGATAAATACGGACCAAACTTGAAAAAGGTCATTCCGAAAGCAGCGTGGGATGGCGTAACACGTGGCGGGAAAATCTATGCAATACCAGAATCTGCTAACGGAGATTCACCTGTTAACCGGATGTTCTTTGTACGTAAGGATTGGATGGATAAAGTCGGCATTAAGGAAGCACCGAAAACACCGGAAGAATTTATGAATATGTTGATCGCATTCCGTGATAAGGATCCGAATGGCAACGGGAAAAAAGATGAAATTCCATTGTCAGGCCGAGAAAACTTCACATGGCTAGATACCGTGCTTGGCATGTTTGGCGCTAACGAGTTCGGCGGTAAATTAATTAACGGTGAAATTGTTCCTTCCAACACAAGTCCACAAATGAAGCAAGCGCTTGCTTATCTCAGAAAGCTAAATGATGAGAAATTATTAGATAGCGAGTTCATGACGAATAAACGTAATACATGGGAACAAAAGATTCAGAATGACCAAGTCGGCGTATGGGTTCACGATCCTAGCCTTGCATGGGATTGGCAGGATAAATTAAACAAAGCGCTTCCTGGCAAAGGTGCCATTGTAGCTCCGCTTCTTTCTCCTAAAGCGCCTGGCGTTGAATATGCTGGATTCGGAATTTCTGCATACAACAAAACATTCTCGATTACCAAAAAAGCGAAAGATCCTGCAGCGATTGTTAAATTCTTTGATTGGTTAGTGACACAAGAAGGACAAGAGTTCATTAACTTCGGTGTTCCTGGCAATACGTTCACCAAAGATGGAGCAGGTAAAATTACGTATAACAAACAAAAAGATACGGACGATAAATCCATCCTTTGGAGAAGCTTAACGTTTAACCTTGCAGGTTGGAATCCAGAGTTGAAGAAAGTTCAACTAGGCGCAGATGCAGTAGCGAAATTGGAAGAATTCTTTACAGTAGGTAAAAAAGAAGGACAACCTAACGTCTTGTTAGGAGCTCCAACATTTAAGTCTACACAACCAGAAATCGGTGAGTTTGGTGTTCCTGGTACCATGTTCATTGAAACAGCAGCGAAGATTGTATTGGGTAACCAACCCGTTGACTATTTTGATGAATTCGTGAAAAATTGGAAAACGCGTGGCGGTAACGATCTGGTGAAGCAAGCGACGGATTGGTACAACGCGAACGGTAAGAAGTAG
- a CDS encoding glycoside hydrolase family 52 protein, whose product MGDALTVLGSRLGLAWDPANHQAYLVRHGNHPGLPLQLHAGIDLGDRILTLPLAGEERSFEFMDQEITATTMSLSGIDPTTGIHVKLTARIPFRPRDNFFSTVPVVYLDLEVKRLPSSFRWTAQYDEIVEGKLFLGFSGKGFDFHIHEPTGHIEATYNSVILRPFEEDDHRQAIRSNEETIACKDRIAILSGEWDGACVTAPFSLHKGNEGTTLSLAWCVWDQPLLNVLGKRSPFKYTQSFKNIEQVVDWSIQHANAVKENSSKVDHILSNHTLGDTTSKLLAQTLHAWLMNTWWVVRDNGQDWFTVWEGNCYFHSTVDVEYTQGPFYLAFWPELLELELNEWPFFGKDGQRVLGESGEGTLFLSHDMGVFGDSTKQYYHHEMEVEESTNYILLAYTHWRRTGRDATIKQHAQFIRQLMDFIVRCDTTGNGIPDKGCANTVDDASPAIQYGSEQVYLGVKSLAAIQAGIHILQHVGELELQAYDHFTQAALATIEEQGWLDDHYAVTLSRTMDGTVDPWTGEPQTGELLGWDAYHVYTPNGLSLLDMVGHQTGLRNDRLRRDMATATDKTLGRYGCRHTSYIDMQDKSIFIPGLASHSRKVGWISMNMLRDIAAAYRGLDLLHLAENYWSWQTTTNSQQIALFFETFYGNSLSFYPRGVAVFGYLDAAAGFVYDAVVGTKSFAPVRGSLQVPILLFADWEQGTVPMVMSSLDDGQITYRVET is encoded by the coding sequence ATGGGAGACGCATTAACTGTGCTGGGATCACGGCTAGGACTTGCCTGGGATCCAGCAAATCACCAAGCCTATCTAGTAAGGCACGGCAACCATCCAGGCTTGCCGCTTCAGCTTCATGCGGGGATTGATCTGGGAGACCGCATTCTCACACTGCCGCTCGCAGGGGAAGAACGATCCTTTGAATTTATGGATCAAGAAATCACAGCAACGACGATGTCGTTAAGCGGCATTGATCCTACGACGGGAATTCATGTGAAATTGACGGCACGCATTCCTTTTCGACCAAGGGATAATTTCTTCAGCACCGTACCGGTTGTGTACTTGGATTTAGAGGTGAAACGCTTACCCTCCTCGTTCCGCTGGACTGCACAGTACGATGAAATCGTCGAGGGCAAGCTGTTTCTAGGCTTTTCGGGCAAAGGTTTCGACTTCCATATCCATGAACCAACAGGTCATATCGAAGCGACGTATAATTCCGTGATTCTACGTCCGTTCGAAGAAGACGATCACCGCCAAGCGATTCGATCGAACGAAGAGACGATTGCCTGTAAGGACCGCATTGCCATTTTATCTGGTGAGTGGGATGGGGCTTGTGTAACCGCACCGTTCTCGCTCCATAAAGGGAATGAAGGAACGACGCTTTCACTCGCTTGGTGCGTATGGGATCAACCGCTGCTTAATGTTCTAGGCAAACGCAGCCCATTCAAATACACGCAGAGCTTTAAGAATATCGAGCAAGTTGTGGACTGGTCCATCCAGCATGCCAATGCCGTGAAAGAAAACTCAAGCAAGGTGGATCACATTTTATCCAATCACACACTGGGCGACACCACTTCCAAATTACTGGCACAAACCTTGCACGCGTGGTTAATGAATACATGGTGGGTTGTGCGAGACAACGGTCAAGACTGGTTCACTGTGTGGGAGGGGAATTGTTATTTCCACTCCACGGTGGATGTGGAATACACGCAAGGGCCTTTCTACTTGGCCTTCTGGCCAGAGTTGCTGGAGCTTGAACTAAATGAATGGCCGTTTTTCGGTAAGGATGGTCAGCGAGTGCTGGGTGAAAGTGGAGAGGGTACGCTGTTTTTATCACACGATATGGGTGTATTTGGGGATAGCACGAAGCAGTATTACCACCATGAGATGGAAGTCGAAGAAAGCACGAATTACATCCTGCTTGCCTATACCCATTGGAGACGAACAGGAAGAGACGCTACGATCAAGCAGCACGCCCAATTTATCCGCCAATTAATGGATTTTATCGTTCGATGTGATACGACGGGCAATGGCATTCCCGACAAAGGATGCGCCAATACGGTAGACGATGCCTCCCCAGCTATTCAGTATGGCTCGGAGCAAGTTTACTTAGGCGTAAAATCGCTGGCTGCGATTCAGGCAGGTATTCACATTTTGCAGCATGTGGGCGAGCTGGAGCTGCAGGCGTATGATCATTTCACTCAAGCTGCACTCGCGACCATTGAGGAACAGGGCTGGCTGGACGATCATTATGCCGTGACGTTATCGCGAACGATGGATGGCACCGTTGATCCATGGACAGGCGAACCGCAAACAGGTGAGCTGCTAGGGTGGGATGCTTATCATGTTTATACGCCTAACGGTTTGTCACTACTCGATATGGTTGGGCATCAAACTGGCTTGCGCAATGATAGACTCCGTCGTGATATGGCAACGGCTACGGATAAGACCCTAGGTCGCTATGGCTGCCGCCACACTAGCTATATTGATATGCAGGACAAGAGTATTTTCATCCCAGGGCTGGCAAGTCATTCCCGCAAGGTTGGTTGGATATCGATGAATATGCTCAGAGACATTGCTGCGGCATATCGCGGACTTGATCTTTTGCATCTCGCAGAAAACTACTGGAGCTGGCAAACCACGACGAACTCGCAGCAGATCGCGTTGTTCTTCGAGACCTTTTATGGCAACAGCTTGAGCTTCTACCCGAGAGGTGTAGCGGTGTTCGGGTATTTGGATGCAGCTGCAGGCTTCGTGTACGATGCGGTGGTTGGGACGAAGTCTTTTGCCCCAGTCCGAGGCTCCCTCCAAGTCCCTATTCTGTTGTTCGCTGATTGGGAACAAGGCACCGTGCCGATGGTTATGTCTAGCTTGGATGACGGACAGATCACCTATCGTGTCGAAACCTGA
- a CDS encoding response regulator transcription factor yields the protein MIRVLIVDDSSLIRDSLSASIEAYNQTTVVAGTAANGAKALDWLEYHYVDLCITDIRMPVMDGLALIGEINQRYPWVRCMVVSSYDDFQYAKMSIQLHALDYILKPVDEDLLFSALDKAKERLDEDRNRDAAQLMLRKLPHHKQMVDKWLEHIRTLHVETLPLLIVETLELLEEWVEGNFNLLNPLSNLWLSTIIEELSSERFKLELEEGNDLGLGDATLTLQAVRSYFRLCAVRRLEEGANQLVDTMRGIRDQQSVKVIDKVKQYIDQHYGEQINLQDLADLVAMNKTYMCTLFKQETEMTIGTYTVAVRMKEARNILMETSEKIYTIANQVGYEDVTYFSQLFKKHYGLSPLDYKKRMKS from the coding sequence ATGATACGTGTACTTATTGTCGATGATTCCTCCCTGATCCGGGATAGTTTATCGGCATCTATTGAAGCTTATAATCAAACAACAGTTGTTGCTGGGACGGCTGCTAACGGTGCGAAAGCTTTGGATTGGCTGGAATATCATTATGTTGATCTATGTATCACGGATATTCGGATGCCAGTCATGGACGGGTTAGCCTTAATTGGCGAGATTAATCAGCGTTATCCATGGGTGCGGTGTATGGTCGTATCCAGTTATGATGATTTTCAATATGCCAAAATGAGCATTCAGCTCCATGCCTTGGATTATATTCTGAAGCCCGTGGATGAAGATCTTCTCTTCAGCGCCTTGGATAAGGCGAAAGAGAGACTAGATGAAGATCGCAATCGGGATGCTGCGCAGTTAATGCTAAGAAAGCTGCCCCATCATAAGCAAATGGTGGACAAGTGGCTGGAGCACATTCGTACCCTGCATGTGGAAACACTGCCACTACTCATCGTGGAAACGTTGGAGCTGCTCGAAGAATGGGTCGAGGGAAACTTTAACTTGCTGAATCCGCTAAGTAATTTATGGCTGAGTACGATCATCGAGGAGCTTTCTTCGGAACGTTTCAAGCTGGAGCTAGAAGAGGGCAATGACCTCGGGCTTGGGGATGCGACACTGACGCTGCAGGCGGTTCGGAGCTATTTTCGACTGTGTGCGGTGCGCAGGCTAGAGGAAGGTGCGAACCAATTAGTCGACACGATGCGTGGCATTCGTGATCAGCAATCGGTGAAGGTGATTGATAAAGTCAAACAGTACATCGATCAGCACTATGGCGAGCAGATTAACTTGCAAGACCTTGCGGATCTTGTCGCCATGAACAAAACGTATATGTGCACGTTATTCAAGCAAGAGACCGAGATGACCATTGGGACCTACACGGTAGCCGTCCGGATGAAGGAAGCTCGGAACATTTTGATGGAAACGTCGGAGAAAATATATACGATTGCCAATCAAGTTGGCTACGAAGATGTGACGTACTTTTCGCAACTATTCAAAAAGCACTACGGTTTAAGCCCGCTGGACTATAAGAAGCGGATGAAATCTTAA